The following are from one region of the Corylus avellana chromosome ca1, CavTom2PMs-1.0 genome:
- the LOC132189836 gene encoding histone deacetylase HDT1-like isoform X3 yields the protein MPNQNPKTVKKPPAMASQSTEYERQRLSRISENRSRMVALGLPKIASKLWGSAQKVSEKMNKKKGKAKVDDDDDDDEDEDYRLDKVEEGPSSSSGDEETDDDDEDYLDETSSGSRRKKVKNIVSKPKKKVPAQKCSSESDYIGDALKQAIALSLQGSAGVSGVVHCEPSKCAETDVVNATPNENKGNTRVQEDTGRRKRKKSQFASRLQMTEDELVVNFFQFDGEWKGSITMRDIERVAMAHDFLWTEKELADMIRCFDSDGDGKQKHKVKKG from the exons ATGCCCAACCAGAACCCGAAGACAGTGAAGAAGCCCCCAGCAATGGCGTCGCAGAGTACCGAGTACGAGAGACAGAGGCTGTCGAGAATTTCGGAGAACAGGTCGAGAATGGTGGCTCTGGGCCTGCCCAAGATTGCTTCTAAGTTGTGGGGTTCCGCTCAAAAGGTGAGCGAGAAGATGAATAAAAAGAAGGGGAAAGCAaaggttgatgatgatgatgatgatgatgaggatgaggatTATAGGCTTGATAAGGTGGAGGAGGGACCGAGTTCTTCGAGCGGAGATGAAGAgactgatgatgatgatgaagactATTTAGATGAAACATCTTCTGGGTCACGTAGAAAGAAG GTGAAGAATATAGTTTCAAAACCTAAGAAGAAAGTTCCTGCTCAAAAGTGTTCGAGTGAGTCAGATTACATTGGTGATGCACTGAAGCAG GCAATTGCTCTGTCTCTACAAGGTTCTGCTGGAGTTTCAGGTGTGGTACATTGTGAGCCTTCAAAATGTGCTGAAACTGATGTAGTGAATGCTACTCCTAATGAAAATAAGGGAAATACTCGCGTTCAGGAAGATACAGgaaggaggaagagaaaaaaatcg CAGTTTGCTAGTCGGCTGCAAATGACTGAAGATGAACTGGTCGTGAACTTCTTTCAGTTTGATG GTGAATGGAAGGGGAGCATAACTATGAGGGATATAGAAAGAGTAGCAATGGCTCATGATTTTCTGTGGACTGAGAAGGAGTTGGCTGATATGATCCGATGCTTTGATAGTGATGGAGATGGGAAG CAAAAACATAAAGTTAAGAAAGGGTAG
- the LOC132189836 gene encoding uncharacterized protein LOC132189836 isoform X1 — protein sequence MPNQNPKTVKKPPAMASQSTEYERQRLSRISENRSRMVALGLPKIASKLWGSAQKVSEKMNKKKGKAKVDDDDDDDEDEDYRLDKVEEGPSSSSGDEETDDDDEDYLDETSSGSRRKKVKNIVSKPKKKVPAQKCSSESDYIGDALKQAIALSLQGSAGVSGVVHCEPSKCAETDVVNATPNENKGNTRVQEDTGRRKRKKSQFASRLQMTEDELVVNFFQFDGEWKGSITMRDIERVAMAHDFLWTEKELADMIRCFDSDGDGKLSLDDFRKIASRCNMIKGPENS from the exons ATGCCCAACCAGAACCCGAAGACAGTGAAGAAGCCCCCAGCAATGGCGTCGCAGAGTACCGAGTACGAGAGACAGAGGCTGTCGAGAATTTCGGAGAACAGGTCGAGAATGGTGGCTCTGGGCCTGCCCAAGATTGCTTCTAAGTTGTGGGGTTCCGCTCAAAAGGTGAGCGAGAAGATGAATAAAAAGAAGGGGAAAGCAaaggttgatgatgatgatgatgatgatgaggatgaggatTATAGGCTTGATAAGGTGGAGGAGGGACCGAGTTCTTCGAGCGGAGATGAAGAgactgatgatgatgatgaagactATTTAGATGAAACATCTTCTGGGTCACGTAGAAAGAAG GTGAAGAATATAGTTTCAAAACCTAAGAAGAAAGTTCCTGCTCAAAAGTGTTCGAGTGAGTCAGATTACATTGGTGATGCACTGAAGCAG GCAATTGCTCTGTCTCTACAAGGTTCTGCTGGAGTTTCAGGTGTGGTACATTGTGAGCCTTCAAAATGTGCTGAAACTGATGTAGTGAATGCTACTCCTAATGAAAATAAGGGAAATACTCGCGTTCAGGAAGATACAGgaaggaggaagagaaaaaaatcg CAGTTTGCTAGTCGGCTGCAAATGACTGAAGATGAACTGGTCGTGAACTTCTTTCAGTTTGATG GTGAATGGAAGGGGAGCATAACTATGAGGGATATAGAAAGAGTAGCAATGGCTCATGATTTTCTGTGGACTGAGAAGGAGTTGGCTGATATGATCCGATGCTTTGATAGTGATGGAGATGGGAAG CTAAGTCTTGATGATTTTCGAAAGATTGCCAGTCGATGCAACATGATAAAAGGGCCTGAAAATTCTTGA
- the LOC132189836 gene encoding uncharacterized protein LOC132189836 isoform X2 translates to MPNQNPKTVKKPPAMASQSTEYERQRLSRISENRSRMVALGLPKIASKLWGSAQKVSEKMNKKKGKAKVDDDDDDDEDEDYRLDKVEEGPSSSSGDEETDDDDEDYLDETSSGSRRKKVKNIVSKPKKKVPAQKCSSESDYIGDALKQAIALSLQGSAGVSGVVHCEPSKCAETDVVNATPNENKGNTRVQEDTGRRKRKKSFASRLQMTEDELVVNFFQFDGEWKGSITMRDIERVAMAHDFLWTEKELADMIRCFDSDGDGKLSLDDFRKIASRCNMIKGPENS, encoded by the exons ATGCCCAACCAGAACCCGAAGACAGTGAAGAAGCCCCCAGCAATGGCGTCGCAGAGTACCGAGTACGAGAGACAGAGGCTGTCGAGAATTTCGGAGAACAGGTCGAGAATGGTGGCTCTGGGCCTGCCCAAGATTGCTTCTAAGTTGTGGGGTTCCGCTCAAAAGGTGAGCGAGAAGATGAATAAAAAGAAGGGGAAAGCAaaggttgatgatgatgatgatgatgatgaggatgaggatTATAGGCTTGATAAGGTGGAGGAGGGACCGAGTTCTTCGAGCGGAGATGAAGAgactgatgatgatgatgaagactATTTAGATGAAACATCTTCTGGGTCACGTAGAAAGAAG GTGAAGAATATAGTTTCAAAACCTAAGAAGAAAGTTCCTGCTCAAAAGTGTTCGAGTGAGTCAGATTACATTGGTGATGCACTGAAGCAG GCAATTGCTCTGTCTCTACAAGGTTCTGCTGGAGTTTCAGGTGTGGTACATTGTGAGCCTTCAAAATGTGCTGAAACTGATGTAGTGAATGCTACTCCTAATGAAAATAAGGGAAATACTCGCGTTCAGGAAGATACAGgaaggaggaagagaaaaaaatcg TTTGCTAGTCGGCTGCAAATGACTGAAGATGAACTGGTCGTGAACTTCTTTCAGTTTGATG GTGAATGGAAGGGGAGCATAACTATGAGGGATATAGAAAGAGTAGCAATGGCTCATGATTTTCTGTGGACTGAGAAGGAGTTGGCTGATATGATCCGATGCTTTGATAGTGATGGAGATGGGAAG CTAAGTCTTGATGATTTTCGAAAGATTGCCAGTCGATGCAACATGATAAAAGGGCCTGAAAATTCTTGA
- the LOC132172073 gene encoding NAC domain-containing protein 19-like produces the protein MPVGFRFEPTDEELVGFYLLNKARGEDVGWDGIRDFDIYGEKAPWQFCGDQEEKLYVFTRLKKLSKNRVARTAGCGVWHENSSDKIYDAQGDVIGARKLFCFKVKKQKSNWLMHEFSLVGEGERTTDWVLCTIQKKESRSRAGVKRCFQDQSSPTIISVETPCPCYDEEDGSQQRKKMRCDVECEGPQATWTPSECPSEFGTPQSELETPLGCLPQGCLPPASDNSDSEFSVSYEYLETLMSCNDDSASEFYASYGYLPPPPSPVGGHLPLDAWVDSFLGS, from the coding sequence ATGCCGGTGGGATTTCGTTTTGAGCCCACCGATGAAGAGCTCGTAGGCTTCTATTTGTTGAACAAGGCAAGGGGAGAAGATGTGGGTTGGGATGGCATTCGAGATTTTGATATTTATGGTGAAAAGGCTCCCTGGCAATTCTGTGGTGATCAGGAGGAGAAGCTTTACGTTTTTACCCGCCTAAAAAAACTAAGCAAAAATCGTGTGGCACGAACAGCGGGGTGCGGTGTTTGGCATGAGAATTCTTCCGACAAAATCTATGATGCTCAGGGTGATGTTATTGGAGCCAGGAAACTCTTCTGTTTCAAGGTGAAGAAACAGAAATCCAACTGGTTAATGCACGAGTTCTCATTAGTTGGGGAGGGAGAACGGACGACTGACTGGGTcctgtgcaccatccaaaagaAAGAATCAAGATCAAGAGCTGGCGTTAAAAGATGCTTTCAAGATCAGTCTTCTCCCACCATCATCTCTGTGGAAACTCCATGTCCATGCTATGACGAAGAGGACGGATCCCAGCAGAGAAAGAAGATGCGCTGCGATGTCGAATGTGAAGGGCCTCAAGCCACTTGGACTCCATCAGAATGTCCATCTGAATTTGGAACGCCTCAGTCTGAATTGGAAACCCCTCTGGGCTGTCTACCACAAGGCTGTCTACCACCAGCTAGTGATAACTCTGATTCTGAGTTTAGTGTTTCATATGAATATTTGGAAACCTTGATGAGCTGTAATGATGACTCTGCGTCTGAGTTTTATGCTTCATACGGTTATCTGCCGCCACCGCCTTCCCCTGTGGGTGGACATCTGCCGCTTGATGCATGGGTGGATTCTTTCTTGGGATCCTGA